The following proteins come from a genomic window of Leptospira andrefontaineae:
- a CDS encoding heavy metal translocating P-type ATPase: MKVLENKTLCFHCNTEIDGVSIRRTEQGSEREYCCNGCAEISHLLLENGLDQFYQIRGTQSLEPIDREVQKNSLEDLDNESVYSEYLEKKNGSDSNVYITVTNLHCSACVWLIETVLTKTEGVQEARINFGTGRLKVGFNLSKITLGKILKTIESLGYKAKLYSPLKAESKVEKPFKELSIRMLVAGFCWGNIMLFSASLYAGYFEGMEFNIKNLFHYISWIFATPVYFYSGYPFWKGAYESWKRKLLGMDTLLFAGVSLAYFYSIYVTISGKGEVYFDSVCTIYFFILLGKYFEAMIRYKAGAKIGELLSLLPEEYEVSKKGIWSKHSASSIEKGDTVRLSLGSKAPVDGILESETAFFDESVLTGESKPIRKSKGAEIKAGSVSLSTDVKFQAKGNANESSLAQIGRILEDSLLTKPKIQRSTDKLAAVFIKVVLFVAVGTFIYWFRFYSTEDAILNTISVLIVACPCALGLSVPAALVISHLLQSREGVLVKNPESVEILAKANRIFFDKTGTLTTGKLELNAEKYFALEENRSQFREIAIRLESNSSHPIAKSIIEAFTSESPEFLEKISIDDISNDPNSSNFSGWNSYKEIPGEGMEAKFQDKIYRIGKKSFAWENKPDNDGWVHLSENGIPLVAWEFRDKARIEAKGSIQELKSFFSNMEILSGDIPSKVETLSKELGIQNFKANLTPIQKKERIIEAQSSGEVVLMVGDGINDSACIAQADLGISMGMGSDLSLDKSDIILVKDRLDSLPKSVLIARKTRRVILQNICLSLVYNSIMIPLAAGGLMLPVICAGFMTLSSLTVVLNSISLKNRVFT, translated from the coding sequence TTGAAAGTATTAGAAAACAAAACATTATGTTTTCATTGTAATACTGAAATTGACGGAGTATCTATACGCAGAACAGAACAAGGATCGGAAAGAGAATATTGTTGCAACGGATGCGCAGAGATCTCTCATCTATTACTCGAAAACGGACTAGACCAATTCTATCAGATCAGAGGTACCCAATCCTTAGAACCGATCGATAGAGAAGTCCAAAAAAATTCCTTAGAAGATTTAGACAACGAATCCGTATATTCGGAATATTTAGAAAAAAAGAACGGCTCGGATTCAAATGTATATATCACAGTCACCAACCTACATTGTTCTGCCTGCGTATGGCTAATTGAGACCGTTCTGACCAAAACGGAAGGAGTCCAAGAAGCTAGGATCAACTTCGGAACGGGAAGGCTCAAAGTAGGATTCAATCTTTCTAAGATCACACTCGGAAAAATTTTAAAAACAATCGAAAGTTTAGGATATAAAGCCAAATTATATTCCCCACTAAAAGCCGAATCTAAAGTGGAGAAACCATTCAAAGAATTGAGCATTCGAATGTTAGTCGCTGGCTTTTGCTGGGGGAATATCATGTTATTCTCCGCAAGTCTATACGCCGGGTATTTCGAAGGAATGGAATTCAATATTAAAAATTTATTCCATTATATTTCCTGGATATTTGCTACTCCGGTTTATTTTTACTCAGGTTATCCATTCTGGAAAGGAGCCTACGAATCTTGGAAAAGAAAACTACTCGGAATGGACACATTATTATTTGCAGGAGTAAGTCTCGCCTACTTCTATAGTATCTATGTAACCATTTCCGGTAAGGGAGAAGTTTACTTCGACTCGGTTTGTACCATCTACTTCTTCATTTTACTCGGAAAATATTTCGAAGCAATGATCCGCTATAAGGCAGGAGCTAAAATTGGAGAATTACTCTCCCTTCTTCCTGAAGAATATGAAGTTTCCAAAAAAGGAATCTGGTCCAAACATTCTGCATCCTCAATCGAAAAAGGAGACACAGTCAGATTATCCTTGGGAAGTAAGGCGCCAGTAGACGGGATCTTAGAATCAGAAACTGCATTTTTCGACGAATCCGTTTTGACAGGGGAAAGTAAACCAATCAGAAAATCCAAGGGAGCGGAGATCAAAGCAGGCTCGGTTTCACTTTCTACAGACGTAAAATTCCAAGCAAAAGGAAATGCAAATGAAAGTTCCTTGGCTCAAATAGGCAGAATATTAGAAGATTCTTTATTAACAAAACCGAAAATCCAAAGAAGTACGGATAAACTGGCTGCAGTATTTATCAAAGTAGTCCTATTTGTTGCGGTAGGAACGTTTATCTATTGGTTTAGATTTTATTCAACAGAAGACGCAATCTTAAATACGATCAGCGTATTGATCGTAGCCTGCCCTTGCGCTTTGGGTTTAAGTGTTCCAGCCGCTCTCGTGATCAGTCATTTGCTTCAATCCAGAGAAGGGGTTCTCGTCAAAAATCCTGAATCCGTGGAAATTTTAGCAAAAGCAAACCGGATCTTCTTTGATAAAACCGGAACTTTGACTACAGGAAAATTAGAATTAAACGCGGAAAAGTATTTCGCGTTAGAGGAAAACCGCTCTCAGTTTAGAGAAATTGCAATTCGATTAGAATCTAATTCCTCTCACCCGATCGCTAAATCGATTATAGAAGCGTTTACGAGTGAGTCACCTGAGTTCTTGGAAAAAATCTCTATAGATGATATTTCGAACGATCCAAATAGCAGCAACTTCTCAGGTTGGAACTCCTACAAAGAAATTCCAGGAGAAGGAATGGAAGCAAAATTCCAAGACAAGATCTATAGGATCGGAAAGAAGAGCTTTGCCTGGGAAAACAAACCGGACAATGATGGATGGGTCCATCTTTCCGAAAACGGTATTCCTTTAGTTGCCTGGGAATTTAGAGATAAGGCCAGAATCGAAGCAAAGGGTTCCATTCAAGAATTAAAATCATTCTTTTCTAATATGGAAATTCTATCCGGAGATATTCCATCAAAGGTGGAAACACTTTCCAAAGAATTAGGTATTCAAAACTTCAAAGCAAATCTAACTCCGATACAAAAAAAAGAAAGGATTATAGAAGCCCAATCTTCCGGAGAAGTGGTTCTTATGGTAGGAGATGGGATCAACGATTCTGCATGTATAGCGCAGGCGGATCTGGGGATCTCCATGGGAATGGGTTCTGATCTTTCTTTGGATAAATCGGATATTATCCTGGTGAAGGACAGATTGGATTCACTTCCAAAATCTGTCTTGATTGCCAGAAAAACAAGAAGAGTAATTTTACAAAATATATGCCTTTCCTTAGTTTATAATTCCATAATGATTCCTCTCGCGGCGGGAGGTTTAATGCTTCCTGTGATCTGTGCCGGCTTTATGACATTAAGCTCTCTAACTGTAGTATTAAATTCAATTTCTTTAAAAAATAGGGTATTTACATGA
- a CDS encoding FixH family protein, with amino-acid sequence MDVSLKRAFWVIKFAFLTLFVATFFTVKLALAGHTPTIDSNYYEKGLKYEQSILSQRKMIENGYGFQADWIQNPKLLQSGKQELELEFKHGQEKIKGAQIKVLLDKTATEKFNETISLKEIIPGKYQGTLSIPFPGEWRVSVSAKIPEGTLEKTVSVKVIH; translated from the coding sequence ATGGACGTTAGTTTAAAAAGAGCATTTTGGGTGATTAAGTTTGCCTTCCTAACATTATTCGTGGCCACATTTTTCACAGTAAAACTTGCATTAGCAGGACATACTCCCACTATCGATTCCAATTATTACGAAAAAGGACTCAAATACGAACAATCCATTCTCTCTCAAAGAAAAATGATAGAGAACGGATATGGGTTCCAAGCGGATTGGATCCAAAATCCCAAACTTCTCCAATCAGGAAAACAAGAACTAGAGTTGGAATTCAAACACGGACAAGAAAAGATCAAAGGTGCACAGATCAAAGTCCTATTGGATAAAACGGCTACTGAAAAATTCAATGAAACAATCAGCTTAAAAGAAATTATTCCAGGAAAATACCAAGGAACACTTTCTATCCCGTTCCCAGGAGAATGGAGAGTTTCAGTTTCTGCAAAAATCCCGGAAGGAACTTTGGAAAAAACCGTATCAGTTAAGGTAATCCATTGA
- the ccoG gene encoding cytochrome c oxidase accessory protein CcoG codes for MIISRPMQGKIRTARNYVQVFLVLLFFITPWIRWDGFQVIRLDIPDRKFFLFGHIFIPQEGYFLHLFLIAAGLCLFLFTTLIGRVWCGWACPQTIYSDIFDWIGRKIQDSKYGKKDANSALVILTHIAWILVSFAASFAWISYFSDPYQMISYFKNPNLDFPTWSLFLGFFTFAMYADIAFIREQFCKYGCPYARFQTVMMDNHSVNITYDYTRGEPRRKGKTKIGDCTACNMCLVVCPTGIDIRDGANPWCIACGKCSDACTKQMAKENKKSLIGYWSENQISQKGSPIRWVRPRTIVYALSLILTISAIGILLSSRVPLYLSVLPDRNIQPMLVQEGIVRNFYEVQMQNLTSKDRTLKFEIETSDLQGERRILVGGTEEATVELKGNSEERYRLFIELKIADQDAKRRSHDIKLKVIDIQDSEYSKSETVPFLLPVSISGWKLPNDERIVHGR; via the coding sequence ATGATCATTTCAAGGCCAATGCAAGGAAAGATAAGGACCGCCAGAAATTACGTCCAGGTATTCTTGGTACTTCTCTTTTTTATAACTCCTTGGATTCGCTGGGACGGATTTCAAGTTATCCGATTGGATATACCGGATAGAAAGTTTTTTCTATTCGGTCATATTTTTATTCCACAGGAAGGATACTTTCTTCATCTATTCCTAATAGCGGCAGGACTTTGCCTCTTCTTATTTACTACTTTAATCGGTAGAGTTTGGTGCGGATGGGCCTGTCCTCAAACCATCTACTCAGATATTTTTGATTGGATCGGAAGAAAAATCCAAGATTCCAAATATGGAAAAAAAGACGCAAACTCCGCATTAGTAATTTTAACTCATATAGCCTGGATCTTAGTCAGCTTTGCTGCATCTTTTGCTTGGATCTCTTACTTTTCAGATCCATACCAAATGATCTCTTATTTCAAAAATCCTAATTTAGATTTCCCTACCTGGTCCCTATTTCTGGGATTTTTTACATTCGCGATGTATGCAGATATAGCATTCATACGAGAACAGTTTTGTAAATACGGCTGCCCATATGCACGTTTTCAAACAGTGATGATGGACAATCATTCGGTAAACATTACCTATGATTACACAAGAGGTGAACCTAGAAGAAAGGGAAAAACAAAGATCGGTGACTGTACCGCTTGTAATATGTGCCTTGTTGTATGTCCTACAGGTATAGATATCAGAGATGGAGCAAATCCTTGGTGTATCGCATGCGGAAAATGTTCAGACGCATGCACAAAACAAATGGCTAAGGAAAATAAAAAATCACTAATAGGCTATTGGTCGGAAAACCAAATCTCCCAAAAAGGATCTCCTATCCGCTGGGTCCGCCCAAGAACAATCGTTTACGCCCTTTCTTTAATTCTTACAATTTCTGCTATAGGAATCTTATTATCCAGCAGAGTCCCACTCTATCTATCAGTTCTTCCTGACAGAAACATCCAACCTATGTTAGTCCAAGAAGGGATCGTTCGTAACTTCTATGAAGTACAAATGCAAAATCTGACCTCTAAAGACAGAACCTTAAAATTCGAAATAGAAACTTCTGATCTTCAAGGAGAAAGAAGAATACTCGTCGGCGGAACAGAAGAAGCCACAGTAGAACTAAAAGGAAACTCGGAAGAAAGATACAGGCTATTTATAGAACTTAAAATAGCGGATCAAGACGCCAAAAGAAGAAGTCATGATATTAAGCTAAAAGTGATAGACATTCAGGATTCTGAATATTCCAAATCGGAAACAGTTCCATTCCTACTTCCGGTATCTATATCCGGATGGAAATTACCAAATGATGAGAGGATAGTCCATGGACGTTAG
- a CDS encoding cbb3-type cytochrome c oxidase N-terminal domain-containing protein, whose amino-acid sequence MSDPNKEFDGIRQADNPLPEWWKWVFLGCIIFAGIYAVYFHVFSDWGTSAYYAAQIQEYEKEFPNRNVAVESTDGSNPFRGNQDAINAGQKAFQTYCVACHGPTGEGLVGPNLMDKEWLHGNTDLELYTTVMKGISVERTKLGRGPMPAHENSLGSEKVYQVLAWLASKNPELKSSE is encoded by the coding sequence ATGAGCGACCCAAACAAGGAATTCGACGGGATCAGACAGGCAGACAATCCTCTTCCTGAATGGTGGAAATGGGTGTTCTTAGGATGTATAATTTTCGCAGGAATTTATGCGGTATATTTCCACGTGTTTTCGGATTGGGGAACAAGCGCGTATTACGCTGCCCAAATCCAAGAATACGAGAAAGAATTCCCGAATCGTAACGTTGCAGTTGAGTCCACTGACGGATCCAATCCATTCAGAGGGAATCAAGACGCAATCAATGCAGGACAGAAAGCATTCCAAACCTATTGTGTAGCCTGCCACGGTCCAACAGGAGAAGGTCTAGTAGGCCCTAATCTAATGGATAAAGAATGGCTGCATGGAAATACGGATCTAGAACTTTATACAACCGTAATGAAGGGAATTTCCGTAGAAAGGACTAAGTTAGGTAGAGGACCAATGCCTGCTCATGAGAACTCATTAGGTTCTGAAAAAGTTTACCAAGTGCTTGCCTGGTTGGCTTCCAAGAATCCGGAGCTAAAATCTTCCGAATAA
- a CDS encoding cbb3-type cytochrome c oxidase subunit 3, giving the protein MDLDTLQIYKSLRLPILVLSIFTIILYVYRSSRKERMEKPKFRMLEED; this is encoded by the coding sequence ATGGATCTAGATACATTACAAATCTATAAATCATTAAGACTTCCTATCCTGGTTCTTTCCATATTTACGATTATCTTATACGTATATAGAAGTTCCAGAAAGGAAAGAATGGAAAAACCTAAATTCAGAATGCTGGAGGAGGATTAA